A stretch of DNA from Mycobacterium senriense:
CGGGTGGATGCTCATGTCACCGTCACCTTCACCGCCGGCGAGTAGACCAGTCGGCCGGCGCAGCCGATCCGTACCAGCGCCCACCAGTGGCCGGGTTCCAGCCAGGCCGGCGGGGTCAGCTGGAAGCCTAGGTCGACGGTGCCGCGGGCGGGTAGCACCGCGCCGAGGGCGCCCGGGCCCATCCATTCCCAGGTGCCCCAGGGGCTGATCAGGTGCGCCTCCAGCGCCAGGTCGGCGCCGGCGTGGCTGCCGACGGTGACGGTCAAAGCACCCGCTTCGCCGGGTCCGAGCGTGACCTCGGTGGGCCCCTCGGCGAGGTAGACCAGCTCGCCGGTGGGCTCGCCCACGGTCACCACGCAGGCGTCCTCGACGGGCTGGCGCCAGCAGGCCGGGACGTCGTCGCCGGTGACGCGGAGTTCGGCGCGGACCGGATAGCGGCCGGGTTCGGCGCGCTCCGAGACCGACACCACCACGTCTTCGTAGAAGTGGTCGCCGCTTCGCATCGTGACGGGCAATTCGGCGGGCCTGGCCGTCCAGCCGTCCGGACACCGGACGGTGACGGTGCCGCGCAGCGTGGCGTCGGTGCTGTCGCATGCCGCGGTGAGGCGCAGCGACACCGCGCCGCCGGGCTCCGCGCTCGCCTGCGGCGGGTTCAGGTGGGCGGCCGCCGGCAGCCCGCCGAGCGGCGCGGGGCCGCGATTGTGCAGCCAATACCGTGCGTACAGCGGCTGCGCGGCCTCGGCGTGCGGGGCCAGGACGGCGGCGCCGGCCGCCGCCCGGGGCGCGTCCACGCGGGCCAGCACGGTCGCCACCTGGTAGCCATGCAGCTCGACCGAGGACACGGCCTCGGGGTGGGTTTCCAGCAGATCGGCGCGCCGCAGGTCGTGCAGCATCACGACGTCGGAGTCGATCGTGACGGGGGTGCCGGCGCCGGTGGTCTCCACCAGGCGCAGGGCCACCACGTTCGGGTTCAGCGGCGCCGCGCGGCCCTCGGTCAGTGGGTTGCCTGCGGCCTTGAGGGCGCCCAGCTGTACCGATTCGGGCTCGACGCGCAGCAGCGATCCGGCCGCAGGCCGCGCCGCCCCCCGCCGGCCCGGTCTGACTGCGAGCAGCGGTTGGGCGAACTGCGCGCTGCGGGTAGGGATTTCGGCCTGGCGCCAGTCGCCCGCCCCGCTGACCAACGCGTAGTCGAAGGCGTGGGTCCAGTGCTGCAGTTGGAAGTTGGAGCCGTCCGGCGCGGTGCGGCGCGGATCGTCGATCCAGATGCCCGACGGCCAGCCGGTGCAGGACCGCATCAACGCGGTGTGCAGGGTGCCCTCGGTGTCGACGGCGAAGCTGGGCACCCCGCGGTTGAGCAGGGCGACGGTGCGGTCTTCGAAAGCGTCCGTCCCCGCGGGTGGTTGCTGCGGCACGGCGATCTCGGCGTCGCCGAGGTCGCCGGCCACCGCGGCGATCGCCGCCCGCAGTTCGTCCTCGTCGCGGCCGTCGATGACCAGCACCGGCAACGCCCGCGCCGAACGCAGGTCGGCGTCGGGCACCCACACCGCGTCCAACGGTGTCTCGGCCGGCACCCACACCACGGCCCGGCCGGTCGCCGCCAACTGGCGCTCCAGCTCGTCGGCGTAGGCCGGAGCGCCGCCCAGCACGGCCGCGGCGAAGGCGTTGCGGGCGGGCCCGCCCAGCACGATGCGCACGTCGGGCAGGTTCGAATCGACCTCGAGGTGGCCGTAGCGCGGCTTGCCGGCGGCGCTGCAGGTGGCCGTGACGCCGGCACGCACCAACGCGACCATCAGCTCCCGGGCCAACGGCCCGGCCATCGCCTCGGTCGGCGACACCACCTCGGCGACCGACACTGCCCGCACGGCGGTGCCCGACACCCGGATCCGGGCCGCCGAGGACAGGCCGAACCAGCCGTACGCCGGGTTGTCCAGAGTCCACGGGTGCCGGGCGGTGTCCACCGCGTCGGGCCCGTCATGCAGCAACGCAAAACCGCGACCGACGACGGCGTCACCCACCTCGCTGACCGGCATGGCGCCCGGCACCGGGCACGGCCAGCGCAACCGCACCAGCTGATCGGCGCCGCTGAACTCGTCGATGGTGGTGCGGCAGTCCACCCGCGCGAGGCCACGCAGGAGCGTCAGGGTCTGGGTGTAGCGCAGCAGCGTGCCGATCCGGCCGTGCACCACCACCCGCTGACCGAGCGGCCCGTGGAACGCCTGCACCCGCGCGGGCTCCTCCGACGAGCGCACCACCGGCCCCTTCGGCAGCAGGTGCCACGGGCCCTCGCCCTGCCTCGGGTGCGCCGGGTACTCCTCGTAGACGGCGAGCTCGTTGCCCACCCGGCCGTCGGCGATCAGCTCGGCGCCGTCCTGCAGCAGCGAGGCGACCCCGCCGCCACGCGCCGGGTCGACCCGGATGCGGTAGTGCTCGTTGGCGATCACCGATCCCGCGACCGGTTCCCAGCCGGCCGGTTCGCCCCGGCCGGGCGCGGGCACCAGCCGGTACGCCCGCCACCCCAGCGAGGGCACCTCGCGCGCCAGCCAGCTGACCGACCGGCCGTCGTGCTCGACGTGCGCCGCCAGTTCGGCACCGTCGGCGTCGAGCACCCGCACCCGGGCGCCCAGCGGCGGATCCAGGCGCGCGGTGACGATGTCGGTGCGCCGGCAGGTCAGCGGATTCCACACGATCACGTCGCCCTCGCCGGAAGCGGCCTCGCCGGACAGCAACGCCAGCGCATTGTCGCGCGCCGCGCGGCCCAGCTCCCAGGCGTCGCGCCATCCGGTCAGCAGGTCGAGGTACACCTGGTCGGATTCCGAGCCGG
This window harbors:
- a CDS encoding NEW3 domain-containing protein, yielding MRITKAEPTELFVGPPDAPLQLVRVTVSDCAQPTPIRIDGRGLRGRAVAEPGREVVEVAVSVDEAVVGQRRPARAHVGGQRLPFELTVAEPGWTMFMVSHFHYDPVWWNTQGAYTSEWAEDPPGRARQRNGFDLVHAHLEMARRDPDYKFVLAEVDYLKPYWDTRPEDRADLRRFIAAGRVEVMGGTYNEPNTNLTSPETTIRNLVHGMGFQRHVMGANPATAWQLDVFGHDPQFPGMAADAGLTSSSWARGPHHQWGPALGDGDIERMQFASEFEWISPSGRGLLTHYMPAHYSAGWWMDSAASLGEAEDATYELFDQLKKVALTRNVLLPVGTDYTPPNKWVTDIHRDWAARYTWPRFVCALPCEFFAAVRAELAQRDRVPSPQTRDMNPIYTGKDVSYIDTKQANRAAENAVLQAERFAVFAGLLTGAEYPQAALAKAWVQLVYGAHHDAITGSESDQVYLDLLTGWRDAWELGRAARDNALALLSGEAASGEGDVIVWNPLTCRRTDIVTARLDPPLGARVRVLDADGAELAAHVEHDGRSVSWLAREVPSLGWRAYRLVPAPGRGEPAGWEPVAGSVIANEHYRIRVDPARGGGVASLLQDGAELIADGRVGNELAVYEEYPAHPRQGEGPWHLLPKGPVVRSSEEPARVQAFHGPLGQRVVVHGRIGTLLRYTQTLTLLRGLARVDCRTTIDEFSGADQLVRLRWPCPVPGAMPVSEVGDAVVGRGFALLHDGPDAVDTARHPWTLDNPAYGWFGLSSAARIRVSGTAVRAVSVAEVVSPTEAMAGPLARELMVALVRAGVTATCSAAGKPRYGHLEVDSNLPDVRIVLGGPARNAFAAAVLGGAPAYADELERQLAATGRAVVWVPAETPLDAVWVPDADLRSARALPVLVIDGRDEDELRAAIAAVAGDLGDAEIAVPQQPPAGTDAFEDRTVALLNRGVPSFAVDTEGTLHTALMRSCTGWPSGIWIDDPRRTAPDGSNFQLQHWTHAFDYALVSGAGDWRQAEIPTRSAQFAQPLLAVRPGRRGAARPAAGSLLRVEPESVQLGALKAAGNPLTEGRAAPLNPNVVALRLVETTGAGTPVTIDSDVVMLHDLRRADLLETHPEAVSSVELHGYQVATVLARVDAPRAAAGAAVLAPHAEAAQPLYARYWLHNRGPAPLGGLPAAAHLNPPQASAEPGGAVSLRLTAACDSTDATLRGTVTVRCPDGWTARPAELPVTMRSGDHFYEDVVVSVSERAEPGRYPVRAELRVTGDDVPACWRQPVEDACVVTVGEPTGELVYLAEGPTEVTLGPGEAGALTVTVGSHAGADLALEAHLISPWGTWEWMGPGALGAVLPARGTVDLGFQLTPPAWLEPGHWWALVRIGCAGRLVYSPAVKVTVT